AAGGTCCGATCCCATCCTAACCCCCGCCCCCGTTCACTCCTGCTGTATCCTCCTGGCAGTGTGAGCTTTCAGCATTGTACCGTCCACTCTAAAGAAGCCCACGCTCAAGGCATTGCCCGGCTCCAGTGAGCACAATTGTCTCCCCTGACCTGACATAGATCCAGGGCAGCTGGGGCTGGTGCTTCTGTCCCCGCAAGAGGacaggggggaaagtggggtatGGGAAGTGATGTTCTTTGCCTTCATCACCGCCACCTCTGTCCTCCTGTGCAGAGTGCAGCCGTGGCAGAGCGGGAAAGGGTGAGCCGGCTGTTTGCCGAGGCTGCAGCCGTCCTGCAGGGGTTTCAGGCAGAGGTGCTGTCCTTCATCGACGAGGGGGAGGCGACAATGCTGGGTCGCTCCCAGGGCGACCTGCAGCGGCAGGAGGGACAGCGCAGCCGGCTCAGCCGGGCCCGCCGCAACCTCGGTCAGGTCCCTGAAGCCGACTCGGTCAGCTTCCTGCAGGTGAGGGCAGCTCTGCAGGCCAGAGAGGACATGGAAGGGGGTAGGTGGGAGGCGGAGGGAGAAGGCAGCgggtgcctgggcttcagggcTGTGCCAGCCCCCTGGCGGCGCCGTGTCACCCCAGCCAGGAGGAGCTGTGGCCAGCAGGGCCTTAATGGGCGTTTGTCTGGTACAGGAGCTCCTGGAGCTCAGGCTGGCCCTGGAGGAGGGGTGCGGCCCTGGGCCCGGGCCCCCAAGGGAGCTCAGCTTCACCAAGTCATCCCAGGCCGTGCAGGTGGTACGAGATGGCCTGGCTTCAGCCTGCACCAGCCAGTGGGAGCAGCTGCAGGGGCTGGGCAGCGACGAGGATGAGCTGCAGAAGCCAGGCACGGAAGGTGGGTGCCCCCCGCAAGTGACTCATCCTTCCCCAGACTCCCCGCATGGGCCCCCAGGCCTGGTGCCCATTCAGGAGTGGAGGATGGAAACTGCCAGGCTCAGGGTGGGACCCAAAATCCTGCCAATGGCTGGAGCCACCACCCTGTAAGCACAAGTCAGCCCCTTTGGCCACAGCCCAGGGGGCAGAGCAGGCCTCTCCTAGACCACCCTCTAGCTTCAGAagggctgaggcccagggaggaagTGGAGCGGGGGCAGAGCCCGAGGACCAGGCATGTGTGTGAACACAGTGTACCATATTTGGGGGTGTGCCTGTCCCCAGGTGGCCTGAGGtgctgggaggaagggggaggaggagaagttcAGTCATAGGTTCGGTGGGGGGCGGTCACCTTGCACAGCGGCCCAGCCACGGGCAGCTGGGGAGACCCCCTCTGCACTGTCTCTTCTTCTGCAGCGGATGCTGAGTCCCAAGACCCCGAAAGCACCAACAGCCTGGAGAGTGAGGCTCCCAGGGATTACTTCCTCAAGTGTAAGTCGACACCTGGGCTCGCCCCACTGCTCATAAGGGGCCCTCCCAAGGCTTCTGGGCTGGGCCCTGGCGCATGAGGTCTTCGATTCCTGTCCCTCATTCATGCAGTGAACTAGGTTAGCTCGTGGGGTGCTCCCCAGGGTGGCCTGCTTGCAGAGGGCCAGTtgcagaggaggggagaggctgtGTTTGGGGAGGTGGGCCCCTAGGGGAGGGACTGTGCCACCTGACCTTGGACCTGAGCCCTGCATGTCTCTCTGTTCTGTGGGAGCAGTTGCGTACATCGTGGACCTGGACAGCGACACGGCAGACAAGTTCCTGCAGCTGTTTGGAACCAAGGGTGTGAAGAGGGTGCTGTGTCCCATCAACTACCCAGAGTCGCCCACCCGTTTCACCCACTGCGAGCAGGTGCTGGGCGAGGGCGCCCTGGACCGGGGCACCTACTACTGGGAGGTGGAGATCATTGAGGGCTGGGTCAGCGTGGGAGTCATGGCTGAAGACTTCTCCCCGCAAGAGCCCTACGACCGGGGCCGGCTTGGACGCAATGCTCACTCCTGCTGCCTGCAGTGGAACGGACGCAGCTTCTCCGTCTGGTTCCACGGGCTGGAGTtgctcctgccccaccccttcTCGCCCACCATCGGGATCTGCCTGGAATATGCTGACCGAACCCTGGCCTTCTATGCCGTGCGGGATGGCAAGATGAGCCTTCTGCGGAGACTGAAGACCTCCCGGGCCCGCCGGAGTGGCACCCCAGCCTCCCCGGTTGACCCCTTCCAGAGCCGCCTGGACAGCCACTTTGCGGGGCTCTTCACACACAGGCTCAAGCCCGCCTTCTTCCTGGAGAGCGTGGATGCCCATCTGCAGATCGGGCCCCTCAAGAAGTCCTGCATATCCGTGCTGAAGAGGAggtgatgcagggggcacggggcCTCCTCCCGCTGCTGTCCCAGCTCCTGGGAAGCTTGCTTCTCTGCACCCCTGCTTTGCCCCAGGGAAGACGCCAGCCTTGGAGTCCCAAACATTCCCCAGGCTTCTCATTTCTAGAGGCCTCCACCTTCCACATACAAGGCCTTCCACCTCTCAGGGAGGAGGCTCCCCAGACCCTGTCCCCCTGCAGGCCTTGTTTCTGGGAGAAGGGTTACCCCGACCCCTCCTCTCCCAGGTTCttgggacagtgcctggcacatagtataggtgctcaataaacatttgtcgAACGAATGACTCCCTTTTCTACCCTTCTCTCCACCCACCAAGGATTCCCAATACTTCTCATCTTTCAAGAGCAGGTCTTGAAAGGCAGGACAAGGGAACAAGCCCCTAGTCCCAGATTCCTATTGGGAGGGAgaaccctggcccaggaagaggaGGCTGAAACGGGGTGCCTACCCTTTGGGGCACACCTGCTTCCTGCTTCTGGACAGGGAGAGGTGGAGGTGGCTTCTCCCGGAGGGGTCCAGCCGCACAGTCATTCTGGCTGCCCTCCCATCCACTATTTTCATCCTTGATGCCACAGCCTAGTTCTGGACCTGCCTAATGGTGTTTGTGCCCAGGCTTAAATACAGACATCACATCCCCCAAGAGCAGGGCATAACTCCTGGGCATGGGCAAGAAAGTTTGAGACCTAGAGCTTCTTTCATACACATACCTTCTCAGCCCATGAGAGATGTGGTTGAACCGACCCCCGGGTGCGGCTGGAGCGGAGAACGTCTACGCTAAAATGACCTGTGTCCTCCTTTGGAAGCTGCCTCCCATCACACCAGCTGTGCGGCTGGAACGGTGCTTTGCCTCCATGCGGGGGagaccctgggccctgggccccccAGAACCTCCATCTCTCTCCCAAGAAGGCCCAGTGCCCCTGCTGCTCTAGAACCCCCATCCTAGCTTGGGATGCCCGCGTTCTGCTTTCAAGGTGAAGGCTTGCTCCCTGAGGCTACGAGGTGAGTGTGTTCCCaggccagccccctcctcctgggGTTGTCTGTGACTCAGGTGCACCCCAGGGAGGGCCATGCCTGGAGAGCAGAGGCAGGCAGAGAGCCCAAGGTCGGGTGGGACTATGGGTGAGTTATGCAGCCAGACGGCAAGGCCATACAAGTCCTGCCCTGGCTGCCTCACCAGCTAAAAATAACCCCTCCCACAGAGCCTGCTGGTGCCCCAGAAGCCA
Above is a genomic segment from Phocoena sinus isolate mPhoSin1 chromosome 20, mPhoSin1.pri, whole genome shotgun sequence containing:
- the TRIM47 gene encoding E3 ubiquitin-protein ligase TRIM47 isoform X1 encodes the protein MDGSGPFSCPICLESLREPVTLPCGHNFCLACLGALWPHRGAGGAGGPGGTARCPLCQEPFPDGLQLRKNHTLSELLQLRQGSGPGPGPGPARDPEPVAPSAPPSAPEPWAPCAPEPWPAGEEPVRCDACPEGAALPAALSCLSCFASFCPAHLGPHERSPALRGHRLVPPLRRLEESLCPRHLRPLERYCRAERVCLCEACAAQEHRGHELVSLEQERALQEAEQPKVLSAVEDRMDELGAGIAQSRRTVALIKSAAVAERERVSRLFAEAAAVLQGFQAEVLSFIDEGEATMLGRSQGDLQRQEGQRSRLSRARRNLGQVPEADSVSFLQELLELRLALEEGCGPGPGPPRELSFTKSSQAVQVVRDGLASACTSQWEQLQGLGSDEDELQKPGTEADAESQDPESTNSLESEAPRDYFLKFAYIVDLDSDTADKFLQLFGTKGVKRVLCPINYPESPTRFTHCEQVLGEGALDRGTYYWEVEIIEGWVSVGVMAEDFSPQEPYDRGRLGRNAHSCCLQWNGRSFSVWFHGLELLLPHPFSPTIGICLEYADRTLAFYAVRDGKMSLLRRLKTSRARRSGTPASPVDPFQSRLDSHFAGLFTHRLKPAFFLESVDAHLQIGPLKKSCISVLKRR
- the TRIM47 gene encoding E3 ubiquitin-protein ligase TRIM47 isoform X2; this translates as MDGSGPFSCPICLESLREPVTLPCGHNFCLACLGALWPHRGAGGAGGPGGTARCPLCQEPFPDGLQLRKNHTLSELLQLRQGSGPGPGPGPARDPEPVAPSAPPSAPEPWAPCAPEPWPAGEEPVRCDACPEGAALPAALSCLSCFASFCPAHLGPHERSPALRGHRLVPPLRRLEESLCPRHLRPLERYCRAERVCLCEACAAQEHRGHELVSLEQERALQESAAVAERERVSRLFAEAAAVLQGFQAEVLSFIDEGEATMLGRSQGDLQRQEGQRSRLSRARRNLGQVPEADSVSFLQELLELRLALEEGCGPGPGPPRELSFTKSSQAVQVVRDGLASACTSQWEQLQGLGSDEDELQKPGTEADAESQDPESTNSLESEAPRDYFLKFAYIVDLDSDTADKFLQLFGTKGVKRVLCPINYPESPTRFTHCEQVLGEGALDRGTYYWEVEIIEGWVSVGVMAEDFSPQEPYDRGRLGRNAHSCCLQWNGRSFSVWFHGLELLLPHPFSPTIGICLEYADRTLAFYAVRDGKMSLLRRLKTSRARRSGTPASPVDPFQSRLDSHFAGLFTHRLKPAFFLESVDAHLQIGPLKKSCISVLKRR